Below is a window of Paraburkholderia azotifigens DNA.
GATGCGCAGATCGACGCCCGCGCTCCTCAGGTTGTAGAGCAGCACGCCCGATACGAAGCCGAAGGTGACGCGATAGAAGCCGCCGTCGAGCCTGCCTCCCGACCAGCCTTGCGAGAAGTCGACGACCGAGTGCCCATGAATCTCGAAACTCGTCAGGGCGCCTGTGATCAGAAACATCAGGCCGCCGATGACGCTGACCCTGAACAGCGTCGACCGGCTCAGCCTGACGATGATCACGAAGGCAATGCTCGCCACCATCTCGAAGAATAGCGACCACGCGGGCGGATTAGCCGGGAATATCTCGCCGACCGTCAGATCGGCAGGCACGGCGCCCGCAGCCGCCATGTTTGCATTGCCAAAATGGCCGACGTACGGCGTGAAGAACAGATTGTGGACGGTCGCTGAAATGATGCTTTGCATCGGGTAAGTCGACAGGCCGAGCACTTTCGCGCCGATCAGCACAGGCAAGCCGATCAGCAAGGAAATCAGCAGCATCGGATACAGGCGGATCACGCGCCGTTTTATATAGTCGGCCGCAGTCATGCCGTCGAGGAGCCGCGCGCCATACGAGTGAGCAATGACGAAGCCGCTCAGCATGAAGAAAAGATCGACGGCGACGTACGCGTTCTTGAACGCTTCCTGAGTGAAGTGCGACATCATCACGGCGATGGCGGCGACGCCTCGCAATCCGTCGAGTGCATCGTATCTGCTGTTTGTCGTAGCCATCGCGTCTCCACAACTTATGTTCCACGAGGGCGTGTCTTTGCCGCGCGCGGGTCATTGCTGTCGATGAGTCTAGCGGCTCGGTCGAGGCGGCTGTGTGCGATTGACAACGCAATGCGGGCGAGGCGGATCATTCCCGTCATATTGTTTGGCAACCCACGGAGCGGGACGGGGAAAAGCCCTACGCTCGAACATAGCGTGTCGCGCCGTTTGCGCGGGCGAGCGCCGATGCCATGCACTTTATTGTTCATTCAGGACGCTAGAGAAAATGAAGATCTTCGTCATCAATCTCGACAGGTCTACAGATCGACTCAACCACATGACAGCCCAGCTGGAGCGGCTTGGCTACCCTTGGGAACGCTTCTCGGCCCTCGGGCCCGCGCAGGTCGAAGAAATGCGCAGGACGCTCGACTTGCCTCTGCTGCGCGGCACGTGCACGGCGGGCGAAAAGGGCGCCGCGCTCAGTCACTATTCGATCTGGGAAAAGGTGGTGAAGGAAGGCATCGACCATGCACTCGTGCTCGAGGACGATGTGCATTTTTGCCGGGACGCGAGGCATCTTCTCGATTCGATCAACGAGAAGTTTTCGCGCGGGTTTCGCTATGACGTCATCAAGATGGAAACGTCGCTGGCGGGAATCTTCATCGACCGGAAGGGTCTGGATCTGTCGACCCGCACGGGACTGCACCGGTTACGCAGCAATCACACGGGTGCGGGCGCATATATCATCTCGAACGCCGGTTGCCGCAAGATGATCGAGCGCTTCGCATCGAATGATCGTGCCGTCGATCTCGTCATGTTCAATGGCGATCTGGAACAGACGTACGTGTATCAATTGCACCCGGCGGCATGCATTCAGGACGTCTGGTTGAAGAGCGGGAAGAAGGGGATGGCATCCGAAATTGGCGAAGAACGGTCGGACTGGAAGCCGGGATCCGTCTGGCTGCAACGAGCCAAGTCGCCGTTCCGTGGTGCGTACGACTTCGTTCAATCGCTGCGGGTCTGGAACAAAGGCCTGGTCAAAATCCGGTCCAGTTACATGGATGGGATCTGACGTCCCCGCGGCCTGAGATCCGCTTTGCGTTCGAAGCCAGCGGCTGGACGGCTGGCTTCTACCATCCCTCGGACCGGGTTAGCGGCACATTGGGCAGGGCGCCCGCCAGCCGTCTCCCGTCGTTCATGCCACGCTCAATGACGGCTACGCCGCCGACAGGCAGATGCTGCGTCCGACGCGCCCCGAGACGCGCCCCGAGCATCGCGGCGCGTCACCCTTTCCCGCGAGGGCGCAGGGCGAAAAACGGTGTGCTTCCCGTCGCCGCCATCTCGCGGATCAGACCCGAGCGGATCAGCGACACGAGCAGTGTCGCCAGCAGCGTCAGTTCTCCCAGCAGCCGCGCGGCTACCATGCCCATCGCACCCCAGTGGCTCGCGAGCGGAATCGCGGCGACGATGCTGACGGCCGCCGTCGCGACGCCGGCGCGGGCGAGCATGCCGTCGCGATGCCG
It encodes the following:
- a CDS encoding acyltransferase family protein translates to MATTNSRYDALDGLRGVAAIAVMMSHFTQEAFKNAYVAVDLFFMLSGFVIAHSYGARLLDGMTAADYIKRRVIRLYPMLLISLLIGLPVLIGAKVLGLSTYPMQSIISATVHNLFFTPYVGHFGNANMAAAGAVPADLTVGEIFPANPPAWSLFFEMVASIAFVIIVRLSRSTLFRVSVIGGLMFLITGALTSFEIHGHSVVDFSQGWSGGRLDGGFYRVTFGFVSGVLLYNLRSAGVDLRIVDALKGVLRNSYGLYIVALIMFLFPMSLRGAYPAFVIFCVAPCLVMVGANLPCASRFEARIAQYLGWLSYPVYLLHFPIGRAVFMLIGKPNGSATVPIVVACALTLVSAIILTKYVDEPIRALLSKRLARSSTTRVKPVTPGGMADPNAG
- a CDS encoding glycosyltransferase family 25 protein, translated to MKIFVINLDRSTDRLNHMTAQLERLGYPWERFSALGPAQVEEMRRTLDLPLLRGTCTAGEKGAALSHYSIWEKVVKEGIDHALVLEDDVHFCRDARHLLDSINEKFSRGFRYDVIKMETSLAGIFIDRKGLDLSTRTGLHRLRSNHTGAGAYIISNAGCRKMIERFASNDRAVDLVMFNGDLEQTYVYQLHPAACIQDVWLKSGKKGMASEIGEERSDWKPGSVWLQRAKSPFRGAYDFVQSLRVWNKGLVKIRSSYMDGI